A DNA window from Mastomys coucha isolate ucsf_1 unplaced genomic scaffold, UCSF_Mcou_1 pScaffold21, whole genome shotgun sequence contains the following coding sequences:
- the Pglyrp1 gene encoding peptidoglycan recognition protein 1, whose protein sequence is MLFACALLTLVGLAASCSSIVPRSEWKALPSECSKSLRRPVRYVVISHTAGSFCTSPDSCEQQARNVQSYHMTELGWCDVGYNFLIGEDGHVYEGRGWSIKGDHTGPTWNPMSIGITFMGNYMKRAPAKRALRAALNLLKCGVSQGFLRSNYEVKGHRDVQSTLSPGDQLYEIIQRWDHYRE, encoded by the exons ATGTTGTTTGCCTGTGCTCTCCTGACCCTCGTGGGCCTAGCAGCCTCCTGCAGTTCCATCGTGCCCCGCAGTGAGTGGAAGGCCCTGCCATCCGAGTGCTCTAAGAGCCTGAGGCGCCCAGTTCGCTACGTGGTGATCTCACACACAGCGGGCAGCTTCTGTACCAGCCCGGACTCCTGTGAACAGCAGGCCCGCAATGTACAGTCTTACCACATGACAGAGCTGGGCTGGTGCGATGTAGGCTACAA CTTCCTCATTGGAGAGGACGGTCATGTCTATGAAGGCCGAGGCTGGAGCATCAAGGGTGACCACACAGggcccacctggaatcccatgtcTATCGGCATCACCTTCATGGGCAACTACATGA AGCGGGCACCAGCAAAACGGGCCCTCCGTGCTGCCCTAAATCTTCTGAAATGTGGGGTGTCTCAGGGCTTCCTGAGATCCAACTATGAGGTCAAAGGACACCGGGATGTGCAAAGCACTCTCTCTCCAGGCGACCAGCTCTATGAGATCATCCAGCGCTGGGATCACTACCGAGAGTGA